A single region of the Branchiostoma lanceolatum isolate klBraLanc5 chromosome 1, klBraLanc5.hap2, whole genome shotgun sequence genome encodes:
- the LOC136429030 gene encoding very-long-chain 3-oxoacyl-CoA reductase-like, which produces MAVFGGSGLEAVGIVALAYVGIKVLWGVWQTIRLYLLSGPLGLSLDFRNYAGRWAVVTGSTDGIGKAYADQLAARGLNIVLISRSEDKLKAVAAEIESKAGVRTKIVVADFCSSQIYGNIQQELEGLDIACLVNNVGMKASRYPDLFLQVEDEVTEPMIYCNVISMIKMTKTVLPGMVERKSGVIINVSSIFATVPIPLMALYAGTKAFVMLFSKSLAVEYKNEGIIIQTVTSSFVSTNMTGRLPTNFFVATPTSFVRSALNTVGLASNTCGYFPHSLQLWLQGLFPQDMFCNWVTLPAMKTFREIGMKSFQSKKKN; this is translated from the exons ATGGCGGTGTTTGGCGGCAGCGGCTTAGAAGCAGTCGGGATAGTTGCGTTGGCGTACGTCGGAATCAAGGTGCTATGGGGCGTTTGGCAGACAATAAGACTCTACTTGCTTTCTGGACCTCTTGGATTGTCCTTAGACTTCAGAAACTACGCAGGACGTTGGGCAG TTGTTACAGGCTCCACCGATGGGATAGGCAAGGCGTATGCAGATCAG CTCGCAGCTCGTGGGCTGAACATTGTCCTGATCAGCCGATCAGAGGACAAGCTGAAGGCTGTAGCCGCAGAGATCG AAAGTAAGGCCGGGGTCCGGACAAAGATAGTGGTGGCAGATTTTTGCTCATCCCAAATCTACGGCAACATCCAACAGGAGTTGGAAGGACTCGACATTGCCTGTCTTG TTAACAACGTGGGTATGAAGGCATCCAGGTACCCAGATCTTTTCCTCCAGGTGgaagatgag GTTACCGAGCCGATGATTTATTGCAACGTCATTTCCATGATCAAG ATGACCAAGACTGTGCTGCCCGGAATGGTGGAGAG GAAGAGTGGCGTGATCATAAACGTCTCTTCTATTTTCGCAACGGTTCCTATCCCGCTGATGGCTCTCTACGCAGGGACCAAG GCCTTTGTAATGCTGTTCTCCAAGAGCTTGGCAGTGGAGTACAAAAATGAGGGTATCATTATACAG ACTGTTACTTCATCCTTCGTGTCTACGAACATGACTGGACGCCTTCCGACTAACTTCTTTGTGGCGACCCCTACGTCTTTCGTCCGCTCTGCCCTGAACACGGTCGGACTGGCGAGTAACACGTGCGGTTACTTTCCGCACTCACTGCAG TTATGGCTGCAGGGCCTGTTTCCTCAAGACATGTTCTGTAACTGGGTAACACTGCCTGCCATGAAGACGTTTCGAGAGATCGGTATGAAGAGTTTTCAGTCcaagaagaaaaattaa